A segment of the Lolium perenne isolate Kyuss_39 chromosome 3, Kyuss_2.0, whole genome shotgun sequence genome:
tctaacaatgctgcttatgtattatatgatcgtgatattgttgtcctatttatttggtcaaggttcacattgaaatgtggtaaaataaattaaaagaagtgcatcgtgtgaaaaagcaatctaagaattcaaaagtgctaattgttagtcgaaacatgacatcattgagacaaaatattaatattcattggaagactaatcgaattagctgcactcgcgatgaaagagaaagagaagatatgggtaagagcaagtacaataaggtacagtctttttttgtttgtttgggttgctcatcaagcttatcgctcgatacaataaggtacattcagcgggagtggtgtttggaacatgggtgcatagtgggtggtatcatagagtactatcatagatatgctatatttattatagtggagtattgaaaatggcatatatagaaggggatattgagaattgagagtggcataaacacaaattcagtttttgtaatggcataaacacaacttgtgaattgaggagtggcatagaaccaattaacacttgtttcaataacagccatcaaaagccaatcgaacgcacgagaatggatccaaaatttaccattttaagtttcacgagaaaattttaaacttaaaattcagatcgcctagaagtttttgaaacaaaaatccagtaaatcttatatgctcgggttatgcattctgggggagtttcatcagattcagccatattgtttatcaataaacctcattttatgttttacaaccaactttaaacttaaaattcaaattGTCCAagaaaaagaacaacattccaaagaaatcttatatatttcttacgcattccgggaaagattggtcggattcaaaaaaaatagtttgggaataaacattgttttagtctggaaacgacttattgtagagtgatttttggttggatacattcatgtgtgttcgattggctttggatggctgatattgaaccaaagtcaacgctgggcttttgacctgaacgtcactggagctgcgtcaaaagtccagccatgactttgtctcaataacagccatcaaaagccgatcgaacgcacaggaatggatccaaccaaaaatcactcaaccgctggaattttgacctgaaagtcactgaagctgtgtccatacttgcccaacaggttgcgtatgaatgtaaaccaacatatctgagcaaacaggtcgaatataaaactatataactaaatgccacgttatttgagccgatttcagcaaaccaactgaggtctattttttttaggctggacagtggtttcctcgctgtgtatttttgactgtaataaaaaagagggaaaatgttactggagagcagcaactaaaaggatcatagatcccaaacagcaaaatctagctaaaaaggttatacccatgatgataagccatgatatgatttcctctttgccttacaaacaaacaAAGGTATGCATTTaacgaattcgagcaaataggtaaagcggaaaacaatgtcaaacaaacacatcgagaggaaaacaatatcaaccgatcgattcgaacgaactaacgaacttataagggctgggcgacggcgactgacttcgattgagctataatgaatcgtacttgcccaggcctcgaagatagcatgcataccgtgaggatctaccagctgaccgcgcttcgccggtgcggctggagaagaacggcgccaccagctAGCCGCCGGTCgacgcggctgatagacagcgtggggaagttttggtgcgcggcctggttcaccgagggtgtgtctagagaagaacagcgcgccgaaggaggtgtctagagaagaacaaggtgggctgggtgctgagttaaaggcgagcgttcgaaatattgggcgcgcgttcgaaagtttaggtgcgcgagggaggtgtctgctgagttaaaggcgagcgttcgaaatttccccgtcctcttcttttttgggctaatctatctatacctctattctatctacatgttttttatttttttttctattctatacatgagtttttgaatttgaattttttcactctgtcagccttccggccaatgctcatttgaagtaattgaagctgttgatttgcagcttagaggtgctatctaccgctcatcatacaaggactcttcagatctaacggctgtgaatgcacggattcgtcacccatccttcccttggactgacgatgctgaaagcctgaaacactggaaccctctagatacttcgggatacctcactgccccacattattaaacaggccttttccgacacgggaagtcaaaagttgggggctccatgcagtacatatgaatactcgctagctgcatggtctagaagcgtactagagtaaatcatcaattcgtcaaatcaattggtgtataattttttttaggagctaagacgccggcatgaaccattttatcaacttgaatgcttactacatgacataagaagactatgtactttggtttttcatttttctgattttttaaattttgtgcccatttgaatcttggtcaaatcctaggtttgaccaagattaaacaagtttaaaacatgaaaatgaaaaggtaatcatggatccttcttagtcactctaaaatgaagcttttgggatgttcttgaaatttccatgtttgaaacccaaaacgacttctcttcatgcttgacttcataagacagagtttaggggttagggggtagatacatgatttgtctagtttgcatatgtctagaccttgtttatcaactttaatgcttactatatgacataagaagactatgtgctttggtttttcatttttctattttttttgaattttatgcccatatatttgaatctttgtcaaatcctaggtttgaccaggatttaaacaagtttaaaacatgaaaatgaaaaggtaagcctggatccttcttagtcactctaaaatgaagcttttgggaggttcttgaaatttccatgtttgaaacccaaaaccacttctcttcatgattgacttcataagacagagttgagggttaggggtagatatatacatgattttctggtttgaatatgtctagaccttgtttttcaacttgaatgcttactatatgacataagaaaactatgtgctttggttttcatttttctggtttttttatgcccgtttgaatcttttggtcaaatcttaggtttgaccaaaattgaacaagtttaagacatgagaatgaaaaggggagcatgcatccttcttaattagtcactctaaaatgaattttgtaagaggtttttgaaatttccgtgtttgaaacccaaaaccacttctcttcatgctgacttcataagacatagtttaggggttagggggtagatacatgatttgtctaggttgaatatgtctagaccttgtttatcaactttaatgcttgctatatgacataagaagactatgtgctttggtttttcatttttctatttttttgaattttatacccatatatttgaatctttgtgaaatcctagttttgaccaggatttaaacaagtttagaacatgaaaatgaaaaggtaagcctggatcatccttcttagtcacactctaaaatgaagcttttgggaggttcttggaattcctatgtttgaaacccaaaaccacttctcttcatgattaacttcataagacagagtttagggttaggggtagatatatacatgatttttctggtttgaatatgtctagaccttgtttatcaacttgaatgcttactatgtgacataagtagactatgtgctttggttttcatttttctattttttatattttatacacatatatttgaatctttgtgaaatcctgggtttgaccaggatttaaacaaatttagtacatgaaaatgaaaaaggtaagcttggatccttcttagtcacactctaaaatgaagcttttgggaggttcttgaaacatccatgtttgaaacccaaaaccacttctcttcatgattgacttcataagacagagtttagggttatgtgtagatatatacatgattttctggtttgaatatgtctagaccttgtttatcaacttgaatgcttactatatgacacaagaagactatatgcttttgtttttcatttttctgatttttttgaattttatgcccgtttgaatcttttggtcaaatcttagaggtttgaccaagatttaaacaagtttaagacatgaaaatgaaaagggaagcttgcatccttcttagtcactctaaaatgaatgtttaagaggtttttgaaatttccatgtttgaaacccaaaaccacttctcttcatgcttgacttcataatacagagtttagggggtaggggggagatacacgatttgtctagtttgaatatgtctagaccttgtttatcaactttaatgcttactatatgacataagaagactatgtgctttcgtttttcatttttctatttttttgtattttatacccatatatttgaatctttgtgaaatcctaggtttgactaggatttaaacaagtttagaacatgaaagtgaaaaggtaagcctggatccttcttagtcacactctaaaatgaagcttttgggaggttcttgaaatttccatgtttgaaacccaaaaccacttctcttcataagacagagtttagggttaggggtagatatatacatgatttttctggtttgaatatgtctagaccttgtttatcaacttgaatgcttactatatgacataagaagactatatgcttttgtttttcatttttctgatttttttgaattttatgcccgtttgaatcttttggtcaaatcttaggtttgaccaagatttaaacaagtttaagacaagaaaatgaaaagggaagcctgcatcatatccttcttagtcactctaaaatgaatttttaagaggtttttgaaattttcatgtttgaaacccaaaaccacttctcttcatgcttgacttcataagacagagtttagggttagggggtagatacatgatttgtatggtttgaatatgtctagaccttgtttatcaacttgaatgcttactatatgacataagaagactatgtactttggtttttcatttttatgatttttttaattttctgcccatttgaatctttgtcaaatcctaggtttgaccaagatttaaaaaagtttaaaacatgaaaatgaaaaggtaagcctggatccttcttactcacttaaaatgaagctttttgggatgttcttgaaatttccatgtttgaaacccaaaacgacttctctgaactacagtttgtacatactctcagataatctggaccgtactttgcacctatgtttaatggatcatatgtgcccgtaaatggctcatattagaatagtagactcatattagtgttcttgacattctgtaaaattatcgtatttttcgaagtttgtttttttggacaaaattttaccaatttctagacagaacgtAAAATGTCGGTcttttttatgcaaatctgcacataaatggctcaaattaaaacaagTATACTgctttcagtgtttttgatttcctataaaaaaatagattttcctgagaagttctaatttttgccagaatttgaaaaatttggatttcttgtgtgcccgaaacacccaaaagtcgctccaaatctgaacacaggattattttggtcaatacgaaagtataaactgaaatacaactatttattgaaccgttttcatgttgtattgttgaaaatggcatagaagggggtattgagaattgagagtggcataaacacaacttcagtttttggaatggcataaacacaacttgtgaactgaggagtggcatagaaccaattaatcctagaaccaattaaccccaccaaaaatgggtgatgcatgtctccttcaccaaaactgcaataccgtctcgaaacaagtacatgaacacaagtacaccaccataataataatactaggtgactcaacgactcaacattgactcgactcagacacaactactacattgacacaagtactaatataaCTAGTTGATACCCCGCGCTTTGCTGCGGGAACATGCTTAAAAATGCATAACTATTAGGTACAAAATGAACTTGATAATGCAAATGAAATGTAAGAGTTATGGATTTACATTTTAAAATAGAAGAATTAAATGTCAAGAACTTCTCGATGGTATCTTTGTTCAGTGTTCCTAAGGTAGAAGTTGACATCAGTACACCCAAGCAACAttaccaagacaatatgcaagaaAAATCATGGTCCTGGTACTGATCAAGTTTCCTTTAACCTGTTCTATTGTATTATATATCTGGTCAGCCATCGTCCTCGAACTGTTCTTAAAAAAAGGAAGAGACACCCACGTAAGTGTTAGTAGCAATGGGAGCCTGTGTAAGAATGAATTATCAATTGTACTTTTAAAAAATTGTAGTGAACAAAAGTATTGATACCAAATGTCAGCAAAATAGTGGACTGAAAAAGTACTTACAGCCAATAAATCCAACATGAATTGGGGTGACGTTTGCCGGATCGTATGCCTGCATAAAGATTTTCTTTCTTTACAACAGATACATCAACATGATATTTAACGAACCTCTGCTGCCTATCTGCATCCATAAGTTGTGTGCGTTTGAGCCTGCAGTCAGAAGCAGCATATGGCTATGTTTCAATAGTTAGATTAAGAACTGACTGGGTCATGAATTGAATTTGAGGATTGAGGAACATACATGCAGAATACTGAGATACTAAATCTTGCATGGTGATTCCTTCCCAATTCTCGCGGAAGAAATCAGCTGGTATTGTAATGAAATACCAAATGATTGCCGGGACACGATTTACCTGAAAGATATACTTTAAAAAACAATGGTTTGGGGCTTGACAATCATGCATCTCCCTTGCAATCGGCCCAACGAAATCTGAGAAAGTCGTCTGAAAAACTGGCAGAATGTTGAGAAGAGGCAAGGGTTACTCGTCGGTATATATTTGTGATAATCGCCTAGAAGCTAATCTAAATTGCCGGCTGGATGTCAGGAATGGATTGGCTCATGATAAGACCAATCAATTTAAAGGGAGACGATGACTGCTTGGCTGCCTCCATCAGTTCCTTCCTCACGATCTCGCTGCCTTTCCATCAGTTTCTTATGTGTTATTATGGTGGAGGATCGGGAAGTGGAGCAGATAGAGAAGACAACGCAGTGGCATGCATACTGTTGGAGAGGTGACCTGCAGGATACAACTAATTAACGGAGAAGACCAAGGATCGTGCAGCAAGCAGATGACATGCTCGGGTTTTTTTTATTGAACTGTAGATAATGTGGGCTTTTAATCTGATTGATGACGTGGAGATTGCATGCTTAGACAAATAGGCAAATGATGTGGCATAGCTGCATGTTGAGAGAAGCCCTTGTAGTGGGGTGCTCCTATTTAGAAATAGAAGATAAAGTcagagtactagtttgtttacatttccacaggccaattttacgaacaaaatttcgaaaattaatcttcagaaactcggaagccaggtgacacagcagtcatcaaggattgcagctagtggtacacagtgacctggtcaagatctaccttgagcctgcttgacgcttcagctcggagttgagagccttctcctgtgacagctcggcctctagtttgtccgtcctaaccgtgaggttcaggatcagtccggcgagtttgtccatggtctccgcctggccgaggctccgccgctggatctcattactcgcagtgaacgatttcatggcgatatcgtcgagaatgcgaatccggatcttctcagtggcgagctcagaataaagtctcatgcactcatcggcgagggcgcttctgtccgccgtctcgacgcagaaatcgcccataaccatttctaaaatgggcccgatctcgtagcggggcttctatcagatggggatggagcacaaaatcagaagtgtacccagagaagtaccaagaaagagaaaatgggaatcccaatttgcacgaatgtctatacctcgctgctttgagaacttggctccgtggaagatgtttccgcaggcaggagggctgcgggaaaactaaggccgcccgacctgaatatacgattgagagaaggtaagaaaaggaggggatgataagttgtgaaagacatagaaagatgcgcaagaacggaggatcgcctgaaggtggcagtcgcgggctgcgacgcccttgaagactcttgcgcagaaggcacctcgacagcagcacagggacggcattgctgggattccctcagcttcgccgcagccgcacgagcccttctgtggcgagacttgctcccggtcatggtggcgaagtagtattccaagaggtaaacaaagtggtgaactgaggaagacggcaagagcaaaggttagtccttaaatttggcctccccgtctcctcggcacctcgcgagtagtaatacttatctggtcaaagagcaaacttcgaggcagagacttggtgggccattcatctccaactatacttcctccgatcttattatactactacatttatacaaagtttcctatggattcaagggtacgaaagccaagttaaatcttttacatgacattattttttccatgaagccaagttaactcatttatcaattggtacattttggagtgactaagaaggatccaggcttactttttcattttcatgttttaaacatgtttaaatcttggtcaaacctatgacttgaccaagattcaaatgggcataaaaattcaaaaaatcaaaaaaagcacgccgtcttcctatgtcatatagtaagcattcaaggtgataaacaaggtccggcatattcaaaccacaaaaatcatgtatctcgcccctaaccctaaacaaggatccaggcttacccttttcattttcatcttttaaacttgttcaaatcttggtcaaacttaggatttgacgaagattcaaatgggcgtaaaaatacttagaaaaatcatgtacgtatctaccccaaaccctaaactctatcttacgaagccaagcatgaagagaagtggttttgggtttcaaacatggaaatttcaaaaaccacccaaaagcttcattttagagtgactaagaaggatccatgcttaccttttattttcatgttttaaacatgttcaaatgttggtcaaaccgtacgtacctaggatttgaccaagattcaaatgggcataaaaattcaaaaaaaaatatgaaaaaccaaagcacatagcctagcttcttatatatgccatatagtaagcactcaagttgataa
Coding sequences within it:
- the LOC139837511 gene encoding uncharacterized protein, with protein sequence MTGSKSRHRRARAAAAKLRESQQCRPCAAVEVPSAQESSRASQPATATFRRSSVLAHLSMSFTTYHPLLFLPSLNRIFRSGGLSFPAALLPAETSSTEPSSQSSEKPRYEIGPILEMVMGDFCVETADRSALADECMRLYSELATEKIRIRILDDIAMKSFTASNEIQRRSLGQAETMDKLAGLILNLTVRTDKLEAELSQEKALNSELKRQAGSR